The proteins below come from a single Columba livia isolate bColLiv1 breed racing homer chromosome 28, bColLiv1.pat.W.v2, whole genome shotgun sequence genomic window:
- the NECTIN4 gene encoding nectin-4: MAPRGMRPGTPFLLLLLLFLAATGRAGVVEVQPSVTAVLGQDVVLPCRYRAQEQEQVVQVTWLKRGPEGTRARLAVLDRQHGEHVQEPYAGRVLRRAAGGELEDGAIVLRNAVQGDEGDYECHLITFPRGSFEGHLTLKVLVPPLPILNPGPPLEEGQGRTLAASCTAEGNPVPSVRWETEVRGTNATRRSAHARSASVTSEFFLVPGRSMNGKSLTCVVEHPGLRHEKRITHLLSVAYLSDASVLGHTDEWREGMEGAALTCLGDGNPPPTYNWTRLEAPLPAGVRVRGDTLLFQRPLTATDAGAYVCRVTNRVATKEARANVSVKGRAEDDTVRKVDLVSASVVVVGVIAAVLLCVLVIVVVVMTLYHKRKTKRISEKYEEELTLTRENSIRRLHSSHSTDTRTQLEETLQLRTESRQGSRQGSLRGDSLRGDSLRGTSICSAMSEEPEGRSYSTLSTVREIETQTEAPALPLLPLPPGKEPKEEEEDGGGGAGDRDNPIKVAMTHFVQENGMLQARPSTNGIYINGRGHLV, encoded by the exons GGCGCGCCGGCGTGGTGGAGGTGCAGCCCAGCGTGACGGCGGTGCTGGGCCAGGACGTGGTGCTGCCGTGCCGGTACCGGgcgcaggagcaggagcaggtggTGCAGGTGACGTGGCTGAAGCGGGGGCCCGAGGGGACGCGGGCGCGCCTGGCGGTGCTGGACCGGCAGCACGGGGAGCACGTGCAGGAGCCGTACGCCGGGCGGGTGctgcggcgggcggcgggcggcgaGCTGGAGGACGGGGCCATCGTGCTGCGCAACGCGGTGCAGGGGGACGAGGGCGACTACGAGTGTCACCTCATCACCTTCCCCCGCGGCAGCTTCGAGGGGCACCTCACGCTCAAGGTGCTGG TGCCGCCGCTGCCCATCCTGAACCCGGGGCCGCCGCTGGAGGAGGGCCAGGGCCGGACGCTGGCGGCCTCGTGCACGGCGGAGGGGAACCCGGTGCCCTCGGTGCGCTGGGAGACGGAGGTGCGTGGCACCAACGCCACGCGCCGCTCGGCGCACGCCCGCTCGGCCTCCGTCACCAGCGAGTTCTTCCTGGTGCCCGGGCGCAGCATGAACGGCAAGAGCCTGACCTGCGTGGTGGAGCATCCCGGCCTGCGCCACGAGAAGAGGATCACCCACCTGCTCAGCGTCGCCT accTGTCGGACGCCTCGGTGCTGGGACACACGGACGAGTGGCGTGAGGGGATGGAGGGGGCAGCGCTGACCTGCCTGGGGGACGGGAACCCCCCGCCCACCTACAACTGGACACG GTTGGAGGCGCCGCTGCCCGCAGGGGTGCGGGTGCGGGGGGACACCCTGCTGTTCCAGCGGCCCCTCACCGCCACCGACGCCGGCGCCTACGTCTGCCGCGTCACCAACCGCGTGGCCACCAAGGAGGCGCGAGCCAACGTCAGCGTCAAGGGCCGCGCGGAAG ATGACACAGTGCGCAAGGTGGACCTGGTCTCGGCCtcggtggtggtggtgggtgtcATCGCCGCCGTCCTGCTCTGCGTCCTTGTCATCGTTGTCGTTGTCATGACCCTTTACCACAAGCGCAAGACCAAGCGCATCTCCGAGAAGTA cGAGGAGGAGCTGACGCTCACGCGGGAGAACTCGATCCGGCGCCTGCACTCCAGCCACAGCACCGACACACGCACACAG CTGGAGGAGACGCTGCAGCTGCGCACGGAGAGCCGGCAGGGCAGCCGGCAGGGCAGCCTGCGTGGGGACAGCCTGCGTGGGGACAGCCTGCGCGGCACCAGCATCTGCTCCGCCATG AGCGAGGAGCCCGAGGGCCGCAGTTACTCGACGCTCTCGACCGTGCGGGAGATTGAGACGCAGACGGAGGCGCCGGcgctgccgctgctgccgctgccgccAGGGAAGGAGcccaaggaggaggaggaggacggcGGTGGCggcgctggggacagggacaaccCCATCAAGGTGGCCATGACGCACTTCGTGCAGGAGAACGGGATGCTGCAGGCGCGGCCCAGCACCAACGGCATCTACATCAACGGCCGCGGCCACCTGGTGTGA